Genomic window (Drosophila ananassae strain 14024-0371.13 chromosome 3L, ASM1763931v2, whole genome shotgun sequence):
tagaaaaaaataacGCTGAAGGGGATCGTTTTAGAGGAAATGTAACGGATGTTATATAAAATTTACCCCCtgcacccccccccccccccccctttccTCACGCCTAAACGTTAAAACTGTCGAGGATTGGAGTTCTGCTCTCTACCATGCTGTGGCCATAGATCCGTTATTCCCtaagataagaatctctaacAAAATTCAATAACTTGTAACCCACACAGTTTTATTCGCAAAACTAGATCTGCACTgtagaaaatgtaaaattgtATGGAATTTTGAACtattattgttaatttctattacttataagttttccaaaattttgcctttatgaattaattattatataccTTATGCGGTATAGCCGAAACACTTTAAAGAATATGTTTTagaatgaaatataaataagataaatgtatatgaatattcaGGATGGAGTAAAGTACATTTAAATAAAGTAGcttatatttcttaatttgtaaattaaaatcaaCGTAAATTTCTAAATAGATTTCTGTAAGGTTAGGATCTCTTTGAAATGATAATATTGAGTTAGGATtagaattttattatattaggaATGATGAACCAAACGCTGAAATACCTATGTTGAATATATGACCATACGTGAAGCACGATAAGTGGATATACATATTACCGCACAATTTCACCCGTTCCCATAAATCCGTTTTAGCCAAAAGTTCGCAATTTAAATCAAGAGATCTTTTGGATGACACAGTTTAGTGATACCAAGACTCacgtttattaaatatatccaTTTCTTGTACATCATTAGTGGTCAGAAATGAAAATGCTTCTCAGTGGACTGTATATGAATTCTGTGGTGTTTATTGATTGACGGTTAAGAAATAACTGAACAAACTAAATGCGACGCAGCGCGTTGATGCCTTAGGTATACATACATGGATTTACATATGTGTGAGAAAGGGAAATTATTaagtatataagaaaatggCGGCGCGTCGATCAGCGTTGCCATGGTTATTTGTATATAGAACTTCTTACAATATGATTAAGGGGAAATGAGATTCATGTTGCCTAAATCTCAGCAGCATGAATAGATACAAAGTTgcccaaatgcattccgttcCTCAACATCCCGGCCCGCCCTGAAACATCGTTTCTGAATTTGGTAAAACTGCGATCTTGGTTATAGGGCGAGTTGCTTCTCCTGAAGCAGTTTTCAATTTGACAGCACGAACTCTACCATCTGTTCCTGTGTGAGTTGAGATGACCCTTGCAAGTGGCCAGGCTGCTGGCGGAGTATTCGAATCCTTGATGAGAACAACTGATCCCAATTCCACATTGGGTTGCGGGGTTCCCCACTTGGGGCGATGCTGTAGCGTAGTTAGGTATTCCTGGTGCCAGCGCTTCCAGAATCCTTGGTATAGTGCTTGAACTCCCTGCCAGTAGTCCAGTCGATTTTCCTGTATGTGGCTCATGTCGCCTTCGGGAATTGTTGTGAATGATCTGCCTATCAACAGGTGTGCTGGAGACAGATATGTGACGTCGGTGTCCGGTGTATAGTACAGTGGTCTTGAGTTTACCACTGCACTTATTTGTGCTAATAGGGTGTGCATCTAGAGATGCCATAGTGTGATAGTGATGCCAATGACGCGGCGCAGGTGAAGCTTGACTGATCTTACGGAAGACTCCCACTTTCCTCCCCAGTGAGCTGCGTACGGTGGAATGAAGACCCATTTAATGCCTTCATCTGCCAATGTCTGCTAGACTCGATCCTTATGCTGTGAAGATGCCAGGAGTTGTTGCATCTCGTCTAATGCTCGCCTTGCTCCGAAAAAGTTCCTGCCATTATCACTGTAGATTTGTGCACATTTTCCACGGAGCGACATGAATCTTCTCAGAGCTGCCAGAAATGTCTCCGTGCTGAGATCAGTGACTAGTTCCAGGTGTAGTGCCGAGGTGACGAGGCACACGAAGAGGCATATGTATCCCTTTGAATTCTTAGCGTTGCGACCCTTTCGATCCTTGAGAGTAATTGGTCCAGCGTAATCACATCCAGAATTGACAAAGGGAAGTGATTGTGTGATTCTGATACTTGGCAAGTCGGACATGAGTTGATGCGTAGTATGGTGTCTTTGACGAATGCATCTGATACAGTTGTGGATGACCTTTCTTATCAGGTTGCGTGCTCCAATTATCCAATATCGTTGGCGAACTATTACAAACAGTGCAGATGTGCCTGGATGTAAGTTTACCCAGTGCCCGTGTTCCAGGATTAGCTTCGTAATGTGGTGTGCCTTAGGGAGTAATATCGGGTGTTTGACTTCTTCTGGTAATTGGGACTGCCTCAAACGGCCTCCAACTCGTAGCAGACCATCCTGTCCAATGTACGGGGTTAGCTTGAATAACTGCGACCTGTTTCGCAGTGGTTGATCCTTTTGTATAAGCCTTCTGTCATCTCCAAAGCACGCCTGTGCGTTCCACAGGCATACTACTTGTGCTGCCTTGATTTCTTCAAAAGACAGTATCGTGGATTCGACTCGTTTTCGTGGTTCTTTCAGTCTTTGAATAAAACGTAAAACATAGCCCACGGTATGTACCAGCCTTCGCCAGGATGAGGCGCGGTGGACTAGTTCGTCAAATTCTGATAATgaattgtccatctccttcAGAGTGAGCATGGCTGTGGTCTTCAATTCGTCCTGCGCATGGctttttgaaatattcaaagagAGTTCTGAGTTTTGCATTTTGACTGTATACTCATCTCCATCGTGTAGCCAAGTTGGTCCGTTCCACCAGAGGTGAAATTCCATGAGCTGAGTAGCCGTCATTCCCCTCGATGCACAATCTGCGGGGTTTTCCTTTGAGCTTACGTGATGCCAGGCGTGTCGTGGCAACGTTTCAAGAATTTCCGATGTGCGATTTGCGACAAATGTTTTCATCTTCGATGGTGGGTATGATAACCAGGCTAATACAATTGTTGAATCACACCATGCGTAAACCTGTATATCCTTGTGTCGTAAACCATCCTTGTGTGATCATACCAGGCGACTTAGCAGCAATGCTCCACAAAGCTCCAGCCGTGGTAGTGATTGTTGTTTCAGTGGTGCTACCTTAGTTTTGGCAGCCATCAATGAAACCGAACATCTTCCGTCTTCATGTCGAAACCTACAgtaaacagcagcagcatatGCCTTGGTTGATGCGTCGGAAAAGGCGTGTAGTTCAATCGAGTCCTCCCTGTTGGGAACAAATCGTGGTACTCTCAGCTTTTTTAGCGTGTCGAGATCTGCTCTGCACTTGAGCCATGGTTCGGCAATGTTTGGTGGAAGCTTCGTGTCCCAGCCCAGGTCCAATAGCCATAACTGTTGAAACatgattttaaattgaacCACAATCGGCgataataagccaagagggtcaaAGATAAGCGCAACATCTGATaggatttgcctttttgtaCAATTCGGTTTTGATGTCAAGCCTGTCTTGTACATCACTGATCGTCGATTGAATTCCAGTAAATTCCAAGTACTTttactgcttcttcttctcgtTCGGTGCTGGATTCGCGTTTGCAGATACTTGATGAATTGGACACCCACTTGTCGAGTTCCAATTTGGCGTGAGACATGAGTTCTAATAACTCATTCCTAATAGCTATTAGCTCATTCTCGTTGTTCGATCCAGTAAGTACATCGTCTATGTAGAAGTCCTCCAAAAGGATTTTCGATGCAGTAGGATATTGCTCCTTGTGATCATATGCCAGTTGTTCTAACACTCGTGCAGCCAGGTATAGTGCACAAGCGGTTCCATAAGTTACAGTGCCTAATTGATAGTGCTTAAGAGGCGCTGATGGATGCTCTCGCCAAACAATACGTTGATAGTTTTGATGATCGGGGCTTACCCAAATTTAGCGAAACATTTTAACAATATCTGCGGAGAATACGTATCTATACATTCTGAAGCGTAGGCATACGGAAAAGAGATTGCGTTGAATACTAGGCCCAATGTGTAATACGTCATTTAGTGCAACTCCATTGGCGTCCTTTAATACCCGTCGAATAGGACCCTAAGTTTTCGCCCAACTATAGGATGATGCGGCAAATAGAAGAAATTGCCTGAATCGAAGCTTGGTGTTCTGATTTCGTGCATATGGCCAAGACTGATGTATTCCTGCATAAACTTGATGTATTTTTCTCGTAAATCCTGATTGCGCTGTAGTCGTctttctgcaaaaaaaaacgtgTCTGCAAATTTCGGGTTTGCTATTTTGAAAGGTAGCTCAACTATATACCTTCCAGCGTCATCCCTTTTGTGAGTTTCGAGGAAATGTTTCTCCACCTTGTCTTCGTCTGGATCCTTGTGTGCGTAGCAGCTTACTTCTTCTATCTCCCAAAATCGTTGTAGTGTAATGTCAATGTTGCATGTGGAGAATAGAGTTGTAGTTGTTGGAGAATGATTGACTCCAACCGATGTGATGACCCATCCAAATATTGAAGAAATGGCAATAAGATTGCCCATGTTGTCGTGCATCTTTTGGCCGGTTAGGGTGGCCCAAACGTAGTCGCTCCCCAATAAAATGTCTATCGGGGCCACTGATGCGAAGTTGGTATCCGCCatcaggaatccattgaacaCATTGAGTGATGATGGATCAACATTGTGTCTCTGCAGCGAAGATGTGATCTTACTTAGAACGTGTGCGGTAATCTTTAGAGTGTTGTCCGAAACTCTAGATTTGAGATGCAGCTGAGTGACCCCTCTCTAATGCTCGCCTTGCTCCGAAAAAGTTCCTGCCATTATCACTGTAGATTTGTGCACATTTTCCACGGAGCGACATGAATCTTCTCAGAGCTGCCAGAAATGTCTCCGTGCTGAGATCAGTGACTAGTTCCAGGTGTAGTGCCGAGGTGACGAGGCACACGAAGAGGCATATGTATCCCTTTGAATTCTTAGCGTTGCGACCCTTTCGATCCTTGAGAGTAATTGGTCCAGCGTAATCACATCCAGAATTGACAAAGGGAAGTGATTGTGTGATTCTGATACTTGGCAAGTCGGACATGAGTTGATGCGTCTTTGACGAATGCATCTGATACAGTTGTGGATGACCTTTCTTATCAGGTTGCGTGCTCCAATTATCCAATATCGTTGGCGAACTATTACAAACAGTGCAGATGTGCCTGGATGTAAGTTTACCCAGTGCCCGTGTTCCAGGATTAGCTTCGTAATGTGGTGTGCCTTAGGGAGTAATATCGGGTGTTTGACTTCTTCTGGTAATTGGGACTGCCTCAAACGGCCTCCAACTCGTAGCAGACCATCCTGTCCAATGTACGGGGTTAGCTTGAATAACTGCGACCTGTTTCGCAGTGGTTGATCCTTTTGTATAAGCCTTCTGTCATCTCCAAAGCACGCCTGTGCGTTCCACAGGCATACTACTTGTGCTGCCTTGATTTCTTCAAAAGACAGTATCGTGGATTCGACTCGTTTTCGTGGTTCTTTCAGTCTTTGAATAAAACGTAAAACATAGCCCACGGTATGTACCAGCCTTCGCCAGGATGAGGCGCGGTGGACTAGTTCGTCAAATTCTGATAATgaattgtccatctccttcAGAGTGAGCATGGCTGTGGTCTTCAATTCGTCCTGCGCATGGctttttgaaatattcaaagagAGTTCTGAGTTTTGCATTTTGACTGTATACTCATCTCCATCGTGTAGCCAAGTTGGTCCGTTCCACCAGAGGTGAAATTCCATGAGCTGAGTAGCCGTCATTCCCCTCGATGCACAATCTGCGGGGTTTTCCTTTGAGCTTACGTGATGCCAGGCGTGTCGTGGCAACGTTTCAAGAATTTCCGATGTGCGATTTGCGACAAATGTTTTCATCTTCGATGGTGGGTATGATAACCAGGCTAATACAATTGTTGAATCACACCATGCGTAAACCTGTATATCCTTGTGTCGTAAACCATCCTTGTGTGATCATACCAGGCGACTTAGCAGCAATGCTCCACAAAGCTCCAGCCGTGGTAGTGATTGTTGTTTCAGTGGTGCTACCTTAGTTTTGGCAGCCATCAATGAAACCGAACATCTTCCGTCTTCATGTCGAAACCTACAgtaaacagcagcagcatatGCCTTGGTTGATGCGTCGGAAAAGGCGTGTAGTTCAATCGAGTCCTCCCTGTTGGGAACAAATCGTGGTACTCTCAGCTTTTTTAGCGTGTCGAGATCTGCTCTGCACTTGAGCCATGGTTCGGCAATGTTTGGTGGAAGCTTCGTGTCCCAGCCCAGGTCCAATAGCCATAACTGTTGAAACatgattttaaattgaacCACAATCGGCgataataagccaagagggtcaaAGATAAGCGCAACATCTGATaggatttgcctttttgtaCAATTCGGTTTTGATGTCAAGCCTGTCTTGTACATCACTGATCGTCGATTGAATTCCAGTAAATTCCAAGTACTTttactgcttcttcttctcgtTCGGTGCTGGATTCGCGTTTGCAGATACTTGATGAATTGGACACCCACTTGTCGAGTTCCAATTTGGCGTGAGACATGAGTTCTAATAACTCATTCCTAATAGCTATTAGCTCATTCTCGTTGTTCGATCCAGTAAGTACATCGTCTATGTAGAAGTCCTCCAAAAGGATTTTCGATGCAGTAGGATATTGCTCCTTGTGATCATATGCCAGTTGTTCTAACACTCGTGCAGCCAGGTATAGTGCACAAGCGGTTCCATAAGTTACAGTGCCTAATTGATAGTGCTTAAGAGGCGCTGATGGATGCTCTCGCCAAACAATACGTTGATAGTTTTGATGATCGGGGCTTACCCAAATTTAGCGAAACATTTTAACAATATCTGCGGAGAATACGTATCTATACATTCTGAAGCGTAGGCATACGGAAAAGAGATTGCGTTGAATACTAGGCCCAATGTGTAATACGTCATTTAGTGCAACTCCATTGGCGTCCTTTAATACCCGTCGAATAGGACCCTAAGTTTTCGCCCAACTATAGGATGATGCGGCAAATAGAAGAAATTGCCTGAATCGAAGCTTGGTGTTCTAATTTCGTGCATATGGCCAAGACTGATGTATTCCTGCATAAACTTGATGTATTTTTCTCGTAAATCCTGATTGCGCTGTAGTCGTctttctgcaaaaaaaaacgtgTCTGCAAATTTCGGGTTTGCTATTTTGAAAGGTAGCTCAACTATATACCTTCCAGCGTCATCCCTTTTGTGAGTTTCGAGGAAATGTTTCTCCACCTTGTCTTCGTCTGGATCCTTGTGTGCGTAGCAGCTTACTTCTTCTATCTCCCAAAATCGTTGTAGTGTAATGTCAATGTTGCATGTGGAGAATAGAGTTGTAGTTGTTGGAGAATGATTGACTCCAACCGATGTGATGACCCATCCAAATATTGAAGAAATGGCAATAAGATTGCCCATGTTGTCGTGCATCTTTTGGCCGGTTAGGGTGGCCCAAACGTAGTCGCTCCCCAATAAAATGTCTATCGGGGCCACTGATGCGAAGTTGGTATCCGCCatcaggaatccattgaacaCATTGAGTGATGATGGATCAACATTGTGTCTCTGCAGCGAAGATGTGATCTTACTTAGAACGTGTGCGGTAATCTTTAGAGTGTTGTCCGAAACTCTAGATTTGAGATGCAGCTGAGTGACCCCTCTGGTTGCCTCAGCCTTGATGACAGAAATTCCTGACACTAGAATTCGTGATGATGAACGTGCTAGCCCAAGTGCGTTGATGCAACGTTCCGAAATGTATGACAATTCAGATCCACTGTCGAATAGTAGCCGGCAGCTTGTCTATATCCCATTTGCGTTTTGGACATATACCAATGCAGTCGGCAGCGTGCTTTAGCGACGCCCATAATTGTTTGGAATTGCTACAGAGCCTTGTGCGTCTGCAGCCGATTGTGAGCCGTATGTTCGGGCGATGTGACTCACTGTCACCGATGTATTGTGAGGAGCGTCCTGATTACGCTGGTCCTCCTTTCCTGTTGACACGGTCTGTGCCGTATCCTGCGAACTGATCGTGGTTGCTGCAAAGCCTTGCGCGTTTGCAGCCGGTTGTACATGCAATAAAGTATGATGCCGAGCATGGCATATCCTACAGTTGAATTTGGATTCACACTGCCTGGTAAAGTGTCCAGGCTTCAAACAGTTGAAACATACCGATTTCTCTTTTGCCGTTGCTCTTCGTTGTTCACAACTTAGCGCCAGAAAATCCGCAGATCCAACCAGATCGGGTCCGTTCATGTTGCCCTTGACGCCATTGCTACTCTCGACAGCCATCATAATATGCATAGGTTTTCTCGCCTTTTCAACTTGCTTA
Coding sequences:
- the LOC123257251 gene encoding uncharacterized protein LOC123257251, whose translation is MTATQLMEFHLWWNGPTWLHDGDEYTVKMQNSELSLNISKSHAQDELKTTAMLTLKEMDNSLSEFDELVHRASSWRRLVHTVGYVLRFIQRLKEPRKRVESTILSFEEIKAAQVVCLWNAQACFGDDRRLIQKDQPLRNRSQLFKLTPYIGQDGLLRVGGRLRQSQLPEEVKHPILLPKAHHITKLILEHGHWVNLHPGTSALFVIVRQRYWIIGARNLIRKVIHNCIRCIRQRHHTTHQLMSDLPSIRITQSLPFVNSGCDYAGPITLKDRKGRNAKNSKGYICLFVCLVTSALHLELVTDLSTETFLAALRRFMSLRGKCAQIYSDNGRNFFGARRALDEMQQLLASSQHKDRV